ccatgagCCCTGCTTTGGGATTAATTTTGATAGGAATGAATAATTTCATCCCCTTAAAAAGTAAATGCAAGTGATATGCAGGTGCAGATACCATGAGAGCCTTCACCAAATCctcaaaaaaatgcaaatatgcattttagtaACTGCAAATATAATACAACAGTATATTTATTAGATATTTATACAGTGACACAAGCGCATTGTATCACCCCAGCCCTTAACAAGCACGTACTGTCACATTTACCTTCAACTGTAAAGTATCCCCTTCATGAAATATGCTTTCACAACTAAAAGTAGGGCAGATGAATATTATTCTCGTGACTTGGTGTGCTGCTTGGGGAGTTGGTCCCATAACTGCAACGTTCAAATCTccatggggcactgctgctgcaaccCCAAATAATATACTAAACCTGAATTGGATCAGTGGATATGATATCTAATacacatgtaatgtaacataagaaaatggaaataaaagcaataaagaaTAGTAGCCCACAATCATGCGCTGATATGAAGATGCAAATCTAAAAGCAAATACCTGTGGTTCAATGTGTAGACACAAATATATCTGTATAAGGATTGTATTTATTCGTCCAAATCAGTAAGTAAATCTGGGCAATCGGCAGCTCTGTTTTCCCTGCTCATTTCACAGGAGGTAAAAGTgaaattgtacaaaaataacCAAATGCTGAAAGCAAAATGCGTCACAGTCTGCAGACTACATTAATCCCATCACAATGTGGCTTGAAAAATACGCAGTCCACCGTTGCATTTAGTCTGATAGGCAGACATtcacagaggaaacagacagaagagaagaTACCCACGGGGGCTGTGCTTTTGTGAGAGAGGTTGGTTATGCCATGGCCCAGATGGGACGTGCCAGTGAAGCACCATCATTTTACAGGCCAGCTGCACTGAATTACGTCCATCAGTAATCCTGcagattttccattttctctctctctctctctctctctctctctctctctctctctacctcactccctccctttATACCCCTCCCACTATTTGTTTTGTAATCACATATAATACATTCATGTGCCCTGAAACGGAGGGAGGGTGGGTGGACATAGTCAGCCCATCTAGTAACAGGCAGATCAGTGCATCGCTGCAAATAAcccattccattccattgtgATTTCATTGTCTCTAAAAACAGGACATCACAGGATTTTCATACTTGTTACATGTGGAGTAGACAAAATCAGAACTGCAGCATTTAAATCAGTCTAAgccatttttattaaatcagATACCCATTAATGTGCATATCTACTGCAATAAATGCACACTGGAATGATAGAAGATTGGTAAATTACTATCAGAATCAGATTCAGAATAATTTTTAATGACCACACGACTGAGGTCAGTGGAATCATGCTACAGCATGGTGGGTAAGCTCAATTCAACAGTGTCAGTAACATCAAACATAGGCAGATATCAACATCACATTAGACATTAGAAGCAGAGCTTGTACCGGGGCAAGTCGTGTGGCTGCCATCTTTAAACTTGAATACTCTTTAATGTACTTAAATGTTACTCATTTCAATCAACCACAACATTAGCTATAAAATCACGGtcattaatgcatttcatttttgacagtaaTTTGTGGATGAATAGTTAAACAAGACTGATGGtctaataaaataattaaaggcCTGTTTGATATAGAATCCTCAGGTTATAAGAGTTAACAGCTTGAACAAAAGTGTAAATCATTATAACTGTCATGACTCAAGGGATTTTGAAAAACTAGGAAAATATGGGGAGAACAGATATTAGACATAAAGGTGTGAAAGAGTTAGCTCATTGTACTGTAGAATATTAACCAGCTAAAAAAGACTGACATTAGTAAGAGTTTTGTCTTTATAATCCTATCCCTGTCACTTCAGTTATGCTTTTCTATCTTTTTCTTTCCTATCCCCCATACTCTGCCCTGTTCTCCTCTTTCACTGCAGCTATGACTTTGCAACACTGTCACAGCAGATGACTTACAGTACAGGGAGTATACAGTTGCAGGCCTCCGTCAGCTCTTCGGactcctctccccttcctctcatTTCCCCCATCTGATTCACGGCTCTTCTTGCATATCAGCGCATGCCTTGTAGGCATCTCTGCCTGGTTGATGATTCATCCTCTAAACTTCAGCCTCTCCAAAACAGACCTGCTCTACCTGCTGGTTAAACACTCTCCAGTTCAAGATCTCTCCATAACTCGGGTTGGCTCCACTCTggtcccctccctctccacaacTAATTGTGGTGTCGGTCATAACAACAAGATCTCATCCAGTAACCCAGCCCTGCATTTTCTTCCTCAACCACATAAAGAAAATCACACAGCTCCTCACCAGACTATTGTAGATAATTCAGAATTCAACTGGtgttacacccccccccccaataaatATGCCTATGCCTCATCACTTCTCATCTCTCTGCACTAAATAGAGATTGCAGCATGCATCAAATTCAAGACCCTGGCATTCTCAGATGGGGCATTCAAGGGAACAGCTCCTCTCTACCTTCACTTTCAGACCCACACACCAGCATGCGCTCTGTACTTGCCAGATCCTACATGCTGATGCCAGACCATGTCTTGATTCTCAGAAACAGGATTTACCCCATGCCTAGATCCTAACAATTTCATTCCTTCACAGTTCAAAAAGCACACTTTTATAGTTACATTACCATGGGAAATAATTGATGATAGGATTCTTGATGCCACTTTgttactgaaatatatttatttatttatatatcaaCCAATCACACcactcttcctcttctctttgtcTATTCAACTGCAACATACATGTTCATTGAAGCTGTCTCATAAGCTTGCAGATCTGACTACATATTCATTATAATGAAATTGATAGTTCCTTACTGCACATGATTTATGTGCCTTTCTAATGAAGTCTCAtcttaaatgtatttgtgcatatttatgGTTTACCAACTAGAGTAGTCTGGACTATATTTTCTCTTGGTGTACTGAATATCTGAATCACAGGTCAGTGGATGAGAGCCAAGCACATGACAAAAGAATTGAGAAAAACAGTCACATAGTGAATTCTTTGTTCAAAACATTATTGTAGAAGTGACATTATGATATATAATACATGATATGATACATGACATGATATATATGATATACATACACGATAAATATGATATGAGTAATAAGTCTCATTTTGTATATGCCTGTTTATAATAACGTTGCTGTATTTCTCAACATCTGATATTCAGCCCAGCAAAAACAACTGTGATGAAATCAACATTTCAGTGCAATACCAAATTTGAATATGATGTGCATCTTCTTATTAAGAGAactaattattaattattttaaacaatgttaattcataatttatttcctTAAGGGTCCTGCAGTTTAGTTGACTCTGACATGCAAAGAGCAGGACTGATCATTAACATCCTTAGGACTTAGTGCTTTTTGTCCAGCACTAATACTAAAAATTAATCAATTTACATAAACAATTAAATCAGTGTCAATGTCAAAACTGTATAGAAACTTAATCAATGGCCCATTGCTGAGTAAATTCTTACTTTAAATGGTTGACACTGGGGAATGTCACAATCAGTTTATGGTTACTGAAATAAAGCAGgatttgaaattgaattaacCGAGAATACAGCAGCACTGGCCTTTGTGGAGGCTTGAAGGCCACTTCTATAAGTGGAAGCTTATCTGACGAGCTGTGATAATTCACCTCTGACTAGATGCCCCTGGGGCTGAGTGCACTATTCGATGCTACAAatagctggggaaaaaaagacaagaaaggaCAAAATCCAGCATCTGGGATAGACTTGATATACTTCCAAGCACAATTTTACAGAGGttgtcattttcacaacatAAACAGTAGCTGTATAAAAATAAGTGCTgggatacacacacattcatcaggAAGTGATGAAATTAACAACATGATGATATCATATGATATGATATCATGGATGAATatgaacacaacagcacaggcaACCATCCCTTTCAGATTTTAGGATATAATGCACAGATTGTCATTACGCACAGGGTAAACTGTTTTACACAAGTGAACTGGCTATTTATAAGATCTCAAACAAATGTTGAGATGTGGCCTGAATGAATATCActtgtaaaaacacacagaaattgTATACGTGCGAATAAACCAATGGCAAAGTTAACCAAGTAATGGGGTTGCTCTCTTTATGTAATGATATCATTCGTGCTATTTTATTGGTGATGAGGATAGAtaacaaagtaaataaataatggcacacacatacagaattcTTACATGGATTCATGCATTGGGAAAAGCTCTCTAATATGACAATCAACTGCATTTGCAAGATGATTCAGAATTTGGATTTAGAATATAAAAAGAAGCATGCTGTCTCAGAGGCTGGAGCAGGTGAATACTCTGAGGGCATGTCAACATAATTCATACTTTAAGATATTATGAGCATGCCATTGGTATTGACCCAGACAGCACAGTCCCTTAGCGTGGCATGGTGGGCAGCAGGCGGCAAGCTGTTGCCAGAAATGCAGGTTAACAGCATTTCAGATGGGGCTGTCTCACCGATGCCTTGACTTTTGTCAGACAAATAGTCTCAACAGATTATCTGTTATTCTTATGAGAACAGTATGGCTGTCTTGAAACTGAAGTTTGTGTTTGAACTTCTTATGCACAAAAAGTGACTAAAATTGTTTACTTTACTGTCATATTTTGTCATTCTTATTCCCaataatatttcacagaaaacaaaaaggtcTCCTCATTTTGCATCATTTCACCTGTTCGTCACTGATTGACTGATTCCCATCTAATAACGTATTTGATTCTTCAGTGATTCATCTTGCACATACATTGAAAACCCACAACGGTAACTTCTATAAGGGAAGTTGCTTATGTACATTACTGCGATTATTATCAATGTGATCCTAACAGAAACATATACAAGTATCGGTAGGCTGATACGAACGTCGAACATCCAAGGTTTCTGTAAGGAACAGTTTCTGTAGAATCACTGGTGTCTGAACAATCATTTCTGATCAATTTGGGAGCTGTAAGTCATTCATTTATACCGTCTTTACGTCATCAAAAAATCTGCTCACCGAACCCCGGGCACATCCTAATATGAATTATGGGTACAACTGCTCTAACACTTAATTTACAATAACTTTGTCTACAAATAGTCACTGTATGGTAATACGTCGTGTAAACGCGCGCGCGCGCACCCACACACAAGGGGAAACTTACCTGAACATGAGGATCGCCGCAGTCCAAATACATGGTTTCTCAGATTTTTTGTCTCGCCATAAATTCGTACGTTGTTATCCCCGCAACTGAACCAACAACGCTTGTCTGATGAAATAGCTTGTCTGTATCCGAGATGCAATCCAACCATGAAGCTGTGTACGACGAGCGTGCGTTGTTCGCTGCAGAGCAAATAGGCATCACACATACCCAGGAGTCTGCTGAAGAGAGCTGCGCGTTTTAACTTTTCTTTTGGAGCATTGTCTCATTTCACCGAGCATGTTAAAACTGATTCTCCAATTGAATCACAAGCCGAATCAGGTACCTTGGTTAGCTTTAGCTGAAGTAGCAGTAGTCAACGAATGTTTTCCGGTATTATGTCAGCTCAGCTGCACTTTATAGATCGATGGTAACAGAATTATAGTTAGCCACGTCCTAAATTAACTAGCTCGGTCCAAGATTCTCCAGGTACTTACATCTGGGCAGTTGCTAACTAACCTGCTAAGTGGACCTTAATCTTATGATACTGCATAGCGGCGTCACTGCCAAAGACTCCACTGTTCGCAAAAGTCCCGATAGTGCAGTACTGGTCTTGCCTCGTCTGTTTACCTGACATGTCTTTAGTACAGTCCACTTTAGTGCTTATACCGGCATTGCAACAGTAACAGTGATACGATCAtcttcttcctccccctccttttaGTTGTCTGCATCCAGAAGTGACTTTGCGGATACTGTAGCACACCAATCTCATTATTAATGTCGTGGCTGCTGTGCTCTCAAATCCAGATTAAATcccctccacacccacacacacacactcacacacacacacagggtgaaagagagaaacgCATAAAAACAGCAATTCCCTTTCCCGACTTGTCAGCACATGTTATTCAGAATTACTCTGAATTCCCTTATCACGGGCAGTAACAGGAGCAAAAATGGTGCGAGTTATTCCAACCCCCTGTCGATGCAAAGGTTTATCGTCACAGGAAtcagctgtttaaaataaatgttttgtctttgaGAACATTGTGACACTGAGAAATGAAAGTTTTTACAACAAaatttacatcaaaatgaaatcatattttgatatatttatataacatattCACTTAGTAATAGCTGACCCAGAACTATGACTCGTTGTCTTTGACAGTCTCTGACTGTGAGCATGAGGACACATTgcttaaatgtgcatttaacaACTACAGACAGGATAAGCCAAGTGTGAAATGTCTGGCACtgaataatattaaaacaaatcatttgtcCAAGCTATGAAATTAAgcattgttttcacaaaacTATAGAAGCCATATCGAATTGCCACAATGAAGATGAAGTGGTCCACAATACACGATTTACATGTTTTGAAGTGGTTTACTTCTTCTGCAGTGTATGTAATTATGAGGCACAAATACCCCCTCCCTATCGATCACCTAGGGAGAGAAAGTTAAGGCTCAGCATGAGGGGGGTCTGGCAGGATAGAGCTCTCTACATTATTAAGCACTTCCTTTCATCCCACTGGGATGCAGGAAGCTGAAGGCAATTAGAGAAATCCCTACAGAGACTGATTTGTATGATAATATACATCACCATTCTGGCATCccttttactgttttaattatatttttgaattcaatatttgtattttctaaTACCATGCATATAATACACGTCCCAGTTTCTCTGCCACTAGGTTCAACATCTCTCATGGGCCCTTACAATCCAGTGTAAGCACTACCACCACCTACTGTAGAAAAGTAGTAGTTTAGAAAAACAAGACAGCGCTACAATGATTCTACCAAACCCTTTTAGCAAAGAAACATGATTCCATTTATTGAGTGAAATTAGTAAGAAATACTAGCTACACATAGGTTAATCACAAAATCACTACATTCCTTTATGTATTCAAGTTAGATTATATGTGGTGCTCATTCTTCCTATCATTCTCGATCTGAAACAGCTCTTGAAtacttacacatacagtatagtgTGCCCTAAAGTAATGTCCTTTTGGCTCCTTCTCTACCTGGATCACAGAGGATGATGActataataatgatgatgatgatgatgatgttgtttaggatgataatgattattatcatcattGAAGACCTGATGATTGACGACCTCCTCTCTGCGTGACAATAAGAGGGTGTATTGTTAGATTCAAAGGTGAAAAGCAGTCTCAGCTCCAGAGTAATTACACAAACATTCCTTCACAATGAGTCTTTTGCTGTAGGCCTCTGCTGATAGCTGGTATTATTATATTCCATATCCAGCTGAATAGCAGAGGGAGGTAAGAAAATGTCAGGTTTTAACTGAAGAAAGTTGTATGGCTGCAGTGTACTGCTGAGTAAGCCttaagcacagcacagcacaacataGTACAGCAGGAAACGATGGCAGATGTCACACACCTTCGTTCTTTTTAGCTGTCATTGTTAGGCAGccttttgtattttaaactgaTGGTTACATATTTATCATTCATAAGGTGCAAAGGctatcatttatttgtgtgtgatgATAAAATGGTTGATTTAAGTAGGAGCTTTGTGTGCAAAATACAAATAGGAAAATTCACATCATATAACAATCAGAGGAGATGTTTGAGTACTATTGCTTGgtattatttcattgtatttcagtTAGTTAATTATGCGTTCACCCGCAGCATTTTGATTTTCTCAGCATATGAACATTTTGTTAGCACAAATACTGATGTGACTTTTACATTAATGATAACACTGCTTAACTGAAATTTTCAGtcaacagtacagtacagtgcaacaCAGACCTGTGCTTCCAGACAATGTATCACACATCTTCCTGTTGGATCTTCCAGTAATATCCTACAGCTTCCGGACTccacacacataacacattaATTATTGTTTTCCTACCATTAAAGAAGGCTGGCACTCATCACTCATAGGGTCAACACAAATGGCTGTATGTTTTTAGGAATGGGTGGCCAAACAAACTAAATGCAATTAGTTTGATGGATTATTCTATGATTATTTAACTAGCTATCATTACATCTGCCATGCGTATTCAGGGCTACAATATTGTTACTAATGATACTGTAGTACTAAAATAATCAGAGCATAACATAACAGTAGTAATTACATCTGATGTGTTTCATGTAATGATATCAATGTATGCACACCTATATACATTACCATACCACATTAGTCATGCCCTGTTTGCATTGTCCTGAAATGTCATACCTAGCAAACACTTGCATacaaacattgtgaaaaacattGTGGCTTTAAATAGAATACTGCATATCATTTTGCAATAATCATATCTACTGTATTTTCCTGTAATCTAACACATTTTGTAGATGTTGCGTTTACGTtgtgttgttgtattttaatgtaaatttgcCTTTTAAATTTTGGTTTAGTTCCTAAGAATGTTAGCCCATCATAAATATGTCTCTCttggtttttaaaaaggaaatgtgctTGCTGGGTGATGTTACTTAATAGGAAACCTTCCCTGGGATTATTTTGCAACTGCTGAATTGAATTACATAGATATTTTAATGCAATTCAtcattgattaatttatttattacaatgtgTACAGTAAAGTTTAAGTTAGATACTCAGATATAatatactggaaaaaaacaataggCCAATAATTTTTGGGAAGAGGCTTTTAACAGCTAACAGGCTTCTTTTGCCTATGGGCTTTGCCTGCCATATTTGGAGATAATAACTCCGCCTATCCCAGTCTGCTCAATCTATCCCTGCACATGTGTCATCTGCTGAAAGCGTCCAGTGACACTTGCAGCTGTTCTAAAATAGTCACCTACATGGCACTAGAAACTTCCAAGCGCAGCAGCAAGGCTGATATTTACTCTAGCGTTGTATCTCTTTATCATTTTTCTGCCTAAGTGACTGCTTTATCAGGCTACTTATTAAGAGGGGGACAACATCAGAAATCTAGGCTCTGTTTACAGTTCttattttgccttttgtttttcctcagggTTGTACAGAGCAGTTATTTTGTTGCAATCCATATAGGTACATAAAgtactgtttctgtttgtcttttgccACATGAGAGGAAAGGCACACATGAGGTACGTCTTACAGTTGCATGTCTAAACTGTGTGACTGtatttaaagtacattgtacataATTGTCACTACCTTTCATATAAACAAATGGCTGCTGTGGAGGACCGGTTCCTGCAATTCCATCCAGTTCATGGATTAAATGTCAGACTGGACCCCTCTGGAACTCAGGCTACACGTGTGGAGAGCTTTGCTCATGGAGTCTGCTTCAGCAAACAGCCCTTAGCCCCAGGGGAAATTTTCCTCATCGAGATTGAGGACAAAGAATTGGGCTGGTGTGGCCACCTACGGATTGGTCTAACAGCCCATGACCCCTGCAGTTTGGAAACAGTGCCTGAGTATTCCTTGCCTGACCTGGTGAATTTGGGCGATAGCTGGGTGTTTGCTATCACTCGAAACCACAACAAGGTTGTAGAGGAGGCGGGTGAGGcgggaggagaagcaggaggcaGAGTTGAGGCAGAGGGAACAGAGGGTAGCAGCGTGCCTGGCACCTTCTTCACCAAGTCCCACCTTCATATCCAGAACGTTTGCATCCCTAGGGACAAACTGGTGGGCCGCAGCCGCCCCGGACGGTTTAGCCACATCCTTGACGACCTCTACAAAACCAACGCGCTGCCCCCTACTGCTCGTCGTAGCCGCATAGGAGTGCTGTTTGTGCCTCGGGGACAAGGCAGGGCAGACATGCACATTGTCATCAATGGCGAAGACATGGGCGCCAGTGCCAAGAATATCCCTACCCAGCGGCCACTCTATGCTGTTGTAGACGTGTTTGCTGCCACCAAATGTGTCCAAATTGTCCAAGTGGAGTACGGCTGTGAGTTCCTCAGTTTTGTACATATATTAAGAAACAGCGCAAGAATAGCATAACCTAAAGAAAGACAAATATTATTGTTCCGacatttacaaatgttacatGAACTGAAGGGAAATGCACTTAAAGGGAACCTAGTGATTGTCTTGTAAAAGTTATCAGTAGCCTTACAGTTATCATGCTATATTGATGTGCTTTCTGCAAAAAGTCAGGCAGGACTAATAATAAGATAAGGAAGCTATAAGAAACTGACACCAAGGGTGCCAATACCAAGCACATATCAAGGACACATCAAATCAATGAACCATATAACACTAATTTATACACTAAGATTGATATAGCCAGCCAAGCATGTTctcttggttttgtttttccatagCACTGTCATATGTGTAACTGAAAACCATTATATTactatttgaaaattaatgacCAAATTTTTCCTTTCtattcctctttctctcagtctcttctCTTCAGACACTGTGCCGGAAGACCATTCAGAAACACATTGTTCACAGAATGGCTCTAGATTGGTTGGAGCTCCCAGAATTACTCAAGAATTATTGCAAGTATGAATGACATACAGTGAAGGCAGTGAAAGCCAGTGATGATTCTGCTAAGGACATTAATGCTCAGTAGTATTTAATGGACTGAATTCTTGAAAAATTGGAGCCTCACCAATTAGTCTCATTTTCCATTTGGgatgaaaaacagcagtcatctgatttcagattttgaaaaagagaacaaaaactttacaaataaacatgcataaattaattttctgtgtttctcttttttttttaaattcacattagATGGCAACATGTAGTATAAGGATTGTTAGGTTTTACTTGGCTGAAAGGACAGTCAGATGAATCAGATGAGACCAGTTTTTCAGAGACAAGGTTTATTCTCCAAGCGTCAAagttacacacacagtgcctgAACTAAGACTGCCTAGGCTCAGATGAGCACTCACATAAATATTCAGGTGTGATTTAGACTATACCTCTATAGTTGTTGATTGTATTTGGACAGAGTGAGATGAGAGTACTTACAAGCATTGATATGGTGATGACTCTTTGTTCTAAGGCAGTTCCTGTGAGCCATTTGGTGTGGTCTAGACAGACCTTCTACCTCtgattgaatttgaaatgatttgagCAAGtagataaatgaataataaatggaaTGATAAGTCaatcataaaatgaataaaagactCAATGAGTAGAATATATATTAGAATGTAGATCTTAACAGTACTACTGATTGGTTTTTAACAATTAAAGCCCCTGGTctagttttgtgtttgtatttttaatatgttgtctAAATTGCTGTATATTGCAATAAATGTCACTTTCTCATACTGTCCTTTCAAAACAACaatctctttccttctgtcctACATTCATGGACATGAGTACTGCACCAGATTTTCTATCAAATTGCTGCCATTGgtcaatcaaagcaaaaaaggaCAACTGCCATAAAATTAATGTGTAGTGCATGGTTTCTTAGCGTTTCTGGTCAAAAGATTTCAGAGGTATTCCACATCGCCAAAGCAAGGTGGCATTTAGCAACATAATACTAAGAACATAACAGAACATAATACTAACATGTAATTGTCGAGTTATAATATTGACATTGCACCGCTGCACATTGCACATTGAAAATCTAATTGTTAATATGGTGAATTGTGAGACTTCCATGTTACAATGTAATTGCAGCTCGTAACTGAGATTAACAGTATCGCCATCTTGTGGCAAATTTTTATATTAAGATGAGTCACGTGACCTCCCCAGTTGTCACGTGACATTATGGCCTTATTTATGTAGCAGACGGCGGCTATTTACGGTTAGCTGATTTACTCTGCTGAGAGCAAatacattacagtttatttaGGTATTTAGGTATATAGTCACCTATTCAATATGtccttttgttcatttctggGAGGCGAGATCTATAAAGACCACTTCAAACCGGGTAAGACGTAATGCTCTATATGAACCGGCCAGATGGCTAGCAAAGTGAATAGTTTATCTTCGGGTGCTGGAACTTGATCTGGTGATGTAACACAATGTTAGCTAACCAGACAGGACTTCCAAGTTGGCCAGAACGCAGCGTATTTTCTTGTCATAGgtagatttatatatttttctgagAAACAACGCGATGTGTTGTTTTGATAACTTGCGCCACCATTACTCTGTGACGGGTTATTTAATAGTTTTCCACCATTCTAGCTCACTCGCAAATTGTTGTTTGAACTCCAACAAGTGTTTGTTCGGTTATTGTAGCTGCAGTATGTAAAACTGAAAGGTCGACATCGGAGCCATTGCCCAAATAGGTAGCTTGCCAGTTTGTTACATGGGCTACTATTGCTACATTTTCGGAATCATAGGCGCATAACTGAAAACTGGCCATTTGCCCAAATCGGAGTTTCCATCAGCCCCGGCCATGTCTATACCGATGTGAACCAATAATTGTAGTTGCCTGCACGCATTTTCTAGCAACTTAGTTTCACGCAGTTCTCAAGAATATGACAGTGAACAATGTGAACCCAGGCTTCGAGTATGTGGGTCACCAATGCAACTGTATTGCACACCTTGTTGTGTAAActtcagcgtttctcaaacctctcctggaggaccccttgtcctgcatgtttcagatctctccctgctccaacacagctgattcaaatgatatcaactcgttatgaactcctgatgctgcttaataacaaactgatcatttaaatcagctgctttggggcagggagagatctaaaacatgcaggacaaggggtcctccaggagaggtttgagaaacgctcCAATAGTCTCTCCAACCAGTGGAGCCTGCAGCCAGACCCTTCTCAAAACGCTGTTTTAACTAACAAGCATGAATTAAGATTTTGCCCCTGccaaaaaactgcaaaaatgttGCGACGTAAGGGTTAAACTTGCATACTATTCATAGTCCGGTTTAAAGAGAAGCCTAGAAGCTGGATATATTAAACTAGTGCAAGAAAATAGCTGTGCATtgcaaatattcaaaattgATTTCGTTTTAACGTCAGACAAAAGTATTCCATATGTGACTCCCACACTGAAAAGCATTAAGACATACACACTAtcattaatatactgtaatgcaaGTGGAGCCATTTTAACTGTTACCTTAGGGGtggtttacattacattgtcagatagcagagcgacttacaaaggttacagttttgtacattttatccACTTATTCAGCtagatatttaatgaggcaattctgggttaagttcattgcccaagggtactgcagATGTTCCCTAGTGGGCAATTTAACTAGCAACCTTTCTTtagcactgtgctacactgctgcccacaatTGATTATGGTTTAGGTTGAGTATCTTTATTCCAGTCCAAGT
This genomic stretch from Megalops cyprinoides isolate fMegCyp1 chromosome 1, fMegCyp1.pri, whole genome shotgun sequence harbors:
- the neurl2 gene encoding neuralized-like protein 2, giving the protein MAAVEDRFLQFHPVHGLNVRLDPSGTQATRVESFAHGVCFSKQPLAPGEIFLIEIEDKELGWCGHLRIGLTAHDPCSLETVPEYSLPDLVNLGDSWVFAITRNHNKVVEEAGEAGGEAGGRVEAEGTEGSSVPGTFFTKSHLHIQNVCIPRDKLVGRSRPGRFSHILDDLYKTNALPPTARRSRIGVLFVPRGQGRADMHIVINGEDMGASAKNIPTQRPLYAVVDVFAATKCVQIVQVEYGFSSLQTLCRKTIQKHIVHRMALDWLELPELLKNYCKYE